The genomic segment CCATGGGGCTCCTTCAGTGCATCATGCCAGCTCCGCAAGGTCGGCTTCGAGCAGGCGAAGCGACGCCGCGGCGGCGTTGTCCTCGAGGTGCTTGGTCGACGACGTGCCCGGTATCGGCAGCATCACCGGAGAGCGCGCGAGCAGCCATGCAAGCGCCACCTGCGACGGCGTCGCGCCGAGCCTCGCCGCGATGCGCTTCACCTTTTCCGACTTGAGCGCGCGCCCGGCGCCGAGCGGATACCAGGGTATGAACGCGATCCCCGCCTGCTCGCAGGCGAGCAGCACGTCTTCGTGCGCGCGGTTCTCGAGGTTGTACTCGTTCTGCACCGAGACGATCCTGGCGATGCGCTGGGCTTCCTCGAGCTGTTTCACCGTCACGTTCGATACGCCGAGGTGACGGATCTTGCCCGCGCGCTGGAGGTCGGCGAGCGTGCTCAGGGACTCGGCGAAGGGCACGTAAGGATCGGGCGCGTGGAGCTGGTACAGGTCGATGCGGTCGAGCTTGAGCCGGCGCAGGCTGCCGTCGACCGCCTGCCGCAGGTGCTCGGGCACCCCGCATTCGGTCCACTGCCTGGGGCTGGGCCGCACGAGCCCGCCCTTGGTCGCGATGACGAGGCCCGCGGGATACGGGTGCAGCGCTTCGGCGATCAGGTTCTCGGAGACGTACGGCCCGTAGCTGTCGGCGGTGTCGATGAAGTCGTGACCCAGCTCGAAGGCGCGCCGGAGCAGCCGGCGCGCTTCGCCCTTGTCGGGCGGATCGCCCCAGATGTCGGCGCCGGTCACGCGCATCGCCCCGAAGCCGAGGCGATTCACCGTGAAGTCGCCGACCTTGAGCGTGCCCGCCTGCGCCGCCGGTTTCATGGCCTTATTGCGGTTGGAGCCCCGCCGCCTGGGCCGCCTTGCGGTAGCGCGCGATTTCCTTGGGCAGGAGATCCGCGAGCTGTGCGACGGTCATCGGCGCGGCTTCGGCGCCCTCCCGATCGAGAAACTCTTTCATCTGCGGGCTCACCAGCACCTTGTTCACTCCGGCGTTGAGCTGGTTGACGATCTCCTGCGGCGTGCCGCGCGGCGCGAAGAGACCCCACCAGTTCTCGTACTGAAAGCCCGGCACGCCCGACTCCGCGATCGCCGGCAGTCCCGGCACCAGCGACGTGGGCTTCAGGCTTGAGACGCCGAGCGCGCGCGCCTTGCCCGCTTTCACCTGCGACATGACGGCGGGCGAGCTGGCGATGATCGCTTCGACT from the Burkholderiales bacterium genome contains:
- a CDS encoding aldo/keto reductase — its product is MKPAAQAGTLKVGDFTVNRLGFGAMRVTGADIWGDPPDKGEARRLLRRAFELGHDFIDTADSYGPYVSENLIAEALHPYPAGLVIATKGGLVRPSPRQWTECGVPEHLRQAVDGSLRRLKLDRIDLYQLHAPDPYVPFAESLSTLADLQRAGKIRHLGVSNVTVKQLEEAQRIARIVSVQNEYNLENRAHEDVLLACEQAGIAFIPWYPLGAGRALKSEKVKRIAARLGATPSQVALAWLLARSPVMLPIPGTSSTKHLEDNAAAASLRLLEADLAELA